In Triticum urartu cultivar G1812 chromosome 6, Tu2.1, whole genome shotgun sequence, the following proteins share a genomic window:
- the LOC125515304 gene encoding phosphoenolpyruvate carboxylase kinase 2-like, producing the protein MVYGGEEALRRQYSIGDEIGHGRFGTVRRCHSNATGEALALKTTPKAPLRDPLDLALAEQEPKLHLLASSPPCSPHLVALHAAFDDADAVHLVVDLCAGGDLLSLISARGGRLPEREAAGLAAQIASALAACHRRGVAHRDVKPDNLLFDAATGALKLADFGSAEWFGDGRRMSGIVGTPYYVAPEVVAGREYGEKVDVWSAGVVLYMMLSGSVPFYGAAAPEIFEAVLRGNVRFPPRAFAGVSPEAKDLMRRMLCKDVSRRFSAEQVLRHPWIASCGGDAVAG; encoded by the exons ATGGTCTACGGCGGAGAGGAGGCGCTGAGGCGGCAGTACTCCATCGGCGACGAGATCGGGCACGGCCGGTTCGGGACCGTCCGCCGCTGCCACTCCAACGCCACGGGGGAGGCGCTGGCGTTGAAGACCACGCCCAAGGCGCCGCTGCGTGACCCTCTCGACCTGGCCCTCGCGGAGCAGGAGCCCAAGCTGCACCTCCTCGCCTCCTCCCCGCCCTGCAGCCCGCACCTGGTCGCCCTCCACGCCGCCTTCGACGACGCCGACGCCGTCCACCTCGTCGTCGACCTCTGCGCCGGCGGGGACCTCCTCTCCCTCATCTCCGCCCGCGGCGGCCGCCTCCCcgagcgcgaggcggcggggctCGCCGCGCAGATCGCCTCCGCGCTCGCCGCGTGCCACCGCCGCGGGGTCGCCCACCGGGACGTCAAGCCCGACAACCTCCTCTTCGACGCCGCCACCGGCGCGCTCAAGCTCGCCGACTTCGGCTCCGCGGAGTGGTTCGGGGACGGGCGCCGCATGTCCGGGATCGTCGGCACGCCCTACTACGTCGCCCCCGAGGTGGTCGCCGGGCGGGAGTACGGCGAGAAGGTGGACGTGTGGAGCGCCGGGGTGGTGCTCTACATGATGCTGTCGGGGTCCGTGCCCTTCTACGGCGCCGCCGCCCCGGAGATCTTCGAGGCCGTGCTCCGCGGCAACGTGCGCTTCCCGCCGCGCGCCTTCGCCGGCGTCTCCCCCGAGGCCAAGGACCTGATGCGCCGCATGCTCTGCAAGGACGTCTCCCGCAGGTTCTCCGCCGAACAAGTCCTGA GGCATCCGTGGATCGCGAGCTGCGGAGGGGATGCGGTTGCGGGCTGA